The Ostrea edulis chromosome 1, xbOstEdul1.1, whole genome shotgun sequence genomic sequence TTATAGTTATTAGTCAATTATCTGAAGTAAGCTTAGTCAATCAATTGTAATGTAAGACTACATAATATGCAAGTACACGACTTCTGCTATATTTAGCATTTGTACATGTTACATTGGATGGGCTACTTTATGTCATGTGACTAGTCAGCCTGTTTTAAACTGTATCTAGTGAATCTATAGTTATTAGTCGACGCTCCTATAGCCCATTCAATTATTTTAATGTAAGATTATGCAGCATACAAGTTTACATTCTAGTCGTTTGTTAGTTTAAAGAAATGACAAATTCACATCATTTTATATGTAATACATAGCTAACAAAACCAGGCTGAAAATTACCAGAATTGTGTCTTACAATCGTTGACAAaattatgtacagtatataaatTCTAATTATATAAACCTGCAGATTGCGCTATAGAATAAAGTTTATCGGTTTGATTGCTATGAATGGAAATTTGACAAAATGTCTAAACTGAAGCTCTTTGTGGTGTCATAATGTCCTAATCACTGTATGTAAGAGTCGAGCCGCTAACGTAATTCTAATAACGTTAACGTTTGTCAATACACTTGCTACATATGCACTTAATTCCCTTTCCAATGGATTACACAAGTTGTTTATGATGTTGATATCACCTGCTATGTTAACCTCGAATATAACACCactctgttacatgtatatgattcaTTCCCTTAAACTAAGTTTGAGCAATACTTTCTGTACTCGGTTTAAATTGATTCTGGTACGCATTATGATAATGGTTGTCATTATcatcattgatacatgtatatacagtttaATGTTTATACTTCTGCCTTCGCCTGAATTGCAAAGCGACAGAGTCCCTTGGGGTTCAAAAAGGCGCCgttataatttcatatttaatctCCACACCTTTCTATTCTATCTTTTTAGCTATAAACGAAAAGTGTACCAAATTACACCAACGTTTATGAGAAACCAATAAAAAGGAGAACATTTAGGGACAGGAAAGCTCTATAATATTTGATTTTACTGAGAAAGGCAATAAATTTATAATGCATTTTATAAGCAATGTCATGTATTGTGAGGATACTTATCTGACAATTAAAACAATCAGTCCCCTGTCTATTTCATAATAGAATCATACAAAAATACAGTTAATACATTTGCTGTTGACATTGCAGGTAATATCTACATCTACATCGTCAACCACTGGTGTAATCCATAGGGAAAGGATCACATTAGCGGTAACATTTGCAACTGTTAATATAATCAAGCATACATTAGTCGTGCGATTCGCACAGACATTTTTATTGGATTACATTTCCTGATGGGAATTACAATAGTTGGTGTTACACACTATCaggataaatacatgtatttgcaattCTCAATTTCGGTAGTGGAAGAGAGATGATTTTTACAATATATCAAGATAATGTAGTACATGTTTTTCACGTCGAccaaatatttttcctataccAATTTGAATAACTTGGTACATCCTAAGTTCAAGCTTCATGCTTGGATAACCAAGCCATTGTATTTATAATCAGTAAGCCAATATCAATGATATGTATCAATCAAGGACTGGATGACACGATGTTTCAGTTAACATAATTGGTATGGAACTTTGCATGTTGACAGTCTCACAGGCGTCATCAATCACCTTAGTATATATCAAAAGTATCACTATTCCCAAGGATTATGAAgtctataataattttcctgttctgtatatttaagctaaattctaatatcaagcagcagtataaaacaagatgagTTCTTGAAATACAAATGCATTCTTATAGAGGTCATACTAATGAAAGACAACACATGATATAATATTTGTTAAAGGACATGtatgattttaaagtttttaagtTTTTAACTGAACGAGTTCTTTATATGTCAAATAACAAAActgatatattttcaaattcaactGAAGCTTATTTGAAGAGTTTTAAGATAATGAAGTTCAAATTTCTCCACAGGACCCTATACTCTGATCGAGTTTGCTTTAGATAGCTTTTTGATAACTCCAACATTCTATTAGTTGAGAATTTGTGATTGAAAATTCCAAGATTTCAGATTAACGAAATCAGAATAACGCGTCATATGAAAATACCTTAAACACATGAAAAATTTCCAGATATTGTTTGCAAACTTGATATTTTTTGGGACTGGTTCACgacttttcaaaacaaaaaaaatcattcttGATGTTAAAATATGACTGATCTACAtgtaatgttgacagccaaaattttgaccttctgaaagcaagaataaaagcaataatttagccttaaatctgtgttatgtaaataaagacTAGAGCCTTTTTATATATACAGACAAAACAGTggaatgttaattttgtaatataaagcatctgaattttgcatagtcacaaatgtTAACTTTtatatgacacattttacccaaagaatactcgaaatgtgaaagatattaACTCAGATCGatataaatttcttttgaaaatttcgtaaacaacaacacaccgcaatctttgttaacaaaacaaataataaacactttaaaatgagcttctgtgataatgtataaccttaattttcatgtgaaatcttttaaacacattagacaatagcttttgatcattaaaagtgaaaaacaaaattttggggaaaatcgtgaatcagtcccttttaAAGATTACATGATTGTGAactatttaaagataaaaataactaatgatttaaaatttaaGATTATATATGAGAGAAAATAGAATAGATATTTACAGAAAGTCAGGAACATACCTCACCGAAATACTACAATATGCTTTGATTGagtcaaaatattttgtgaacttGAACACTAtactttagaaaatatattctaTTAACATCAAGTATTTACAAACctatgaatgcaaggtgaagataacgaacagtgatcaatctcataactcctataagcaatacaaaatagagagttgggcaaacacggacccctggatacaccagaggtgggatcaggtgcctaggaggagtaagcatcccctgttgaccggtcacacccgccgtgagccctatatcccgatcaggtaaacggagttatccgcagtcaaaattagtgtgccaagaacgacttaacatgagaaatattttaatgattgaATTAGACGACAATTATTTGAACATATGAGAACGTTTGAGAGTTTGGTCTAACTTTATTGAGATTACATGATTGAAATGTCATATGATTGAGAAGTTgacattatatgtatatttgagacaagttgaaaaaatatatacaggaACAAACATGACTAAGACACTCTAGCTGAATTAAGATATCGTCTGAAAACTCGAAAATTCCATGAATGATTTTTCGAGGtgtacaattttaaaattgagaaTTCTAATACTTCAGCAATTAGAATATAcaagaattttttattttatcacccctgggtcgaggcctctgctggtggactaaCTGTCAtaccagtagctaagtacttcgttactagcttgaaaatacggatgtatatttaattgctgttattaaAGTTAGAAATTCAtgtcaaaattaaggattatctccctcacgcatagctcttatccctagacgaatttgactccacatttttggcactctgtttttccctaaaatagctctaaaacttcattattatttcggatttcaaacatttcggttgagcatcactgaagagacattatttgtcgaaatgcgcatctggtgcatcaaaattggtaccgtgtaagttttacactAATTAAAATTTGAGAATCATTTCAACTATATGGGGTATATTTGAGATGTCGTTTGAGAACTTCACgaatctattacatgtataattcattttggaaaaatatGACAGCGCGAGAACAGTCTGGATCGCAAGAATAATCTGGAGATTAAAAATCGATGTAAGAATATTTTGAACACATGGTATTAAAATGACTCTTTTGAAATATCTTTGGAGAAACagtatataaatatgatattcGTTTGTCCATTCCATACCCACCGGTACACAATACAATCCAACTTATCGGGTAATTAAATTCTGAAACAAAACATGTTTATCACCTTCatctgtaataaaaaaaaaaacaaaaaaacacaaaCATGTTTCTTCTGAGTTTTGAGAGCCACAGCATGCTAGAATCATTTAGATATTTCGAAATGGAAAGGCCACAGATTCTATTGCCATTGTCTATTTTACAAGGTGATCATAAATCTCAAAGTTCTGAAATATTCCCTATAAGTTTTAAGAGGAAAACAGTACatggatatgaatttcatgttcCTCTATTCTCTTAAGAAAACAAATTTGCTCAGCTAAAAGGCATGATCTTaattacattttgaaaactgcatttttaaaccACATGCGCATGCTTCTTTTGGAATAAATAAACTATCTATCGACTCTTATACCTTGTTTTACCATTATCGAAttattactactaaatgaattgcCATTAATGATACCTCATTCAGGCAATTACTATCCCTGTACTGTTTTAAGTTCACCCGAGTTAAGCTTTTCGCAACCCACACCACCGTCTTTcagtactatcagtactttgattaatatatagtatgcacgattgattgaatattgttttacgttcctctcgagcatatttcattcatatggagacgtcaccaatgctggtgaagggctgcaaaatttaggcctatgctcggccattgagcagggagggatctttatcgtgccacacctgctgtgacaagggacctcctagtcggtttttgcggtctcatccgacggaccgcctcatttagtcgcctcttacgacaagcaagggatactgaggacctccTCTAAccaggatgcttactcctcctacgcacctgatcccacttctggtatatccaggggtccgtgtttccccaactctctattttgtattgcttataggagttacgagattgattactgatcttcacaaatttagacctatgcttagcgcccAGTGCGTACCAGTGAgaattctttagcgtgccaatgCCTGTCACGACACGGGATCTCCGTTTTTAgatcatattcgaaagacccgtgattttacttttaaatgccgagcgtttgccGAAGGatcaatcactacctatgttaacgtttTAGATTTGACACGAGcggagctcgaactcacgacctccaggCTACAAAGCAAACGTTCTACCATTGAGTTACCGCTACCGGTTGCCTTAGAGGTTATGAGTTTTCTTTGTGGCGGCACATGATAGGTTCGAACCCCACTTGTACCATGGGCGCGCCATACCCCAAACATACTTTGCCacaacatataccagaagtggtgtgaatcaaatgtggattctaaaaaattctaaagaccTCGCAATCCTcttctcaaatcaacaatatcaagccgtatgacttttcaacatattacacgaccatttctcacgataaattaaaaactagactttttgacataacagacagttgcttcgtcaacaaaattgaaaaaggaaatattcatatctagtgatcaatcatccaaaaaattatttcgtgaaacaccactctgattccacgtagTACATCACTTTCTGTGGTAAATATGAAATCCCTGAGtggtgtgtgaccggtcgacatggaaTAATTATCCCTCCTATGCACcttattccacctctggtatgcccaggggtcctAGCTCTTTTTTTAATTCCcgatagaagttatgagattaatcagtGTTAGATATCTTCACCTCTTCATGTAATATATGCATTTTTCCGATATCTAATTATTAAACAAGTAAAAATCTACATGTGTTCTCTACTTGGTCAAcgaaacaaatttaaatctgttTCAAGTAAAACTGTCGTTTATACTGTGACTTTTTTTGGTGTATCGGAGGACACACGCTTACATCTTCCTTATATATCTTCCTTATATATCTTCCTTACATATTCAGAGATCATTCAATAATGGAGTGTATCATTGTCATATTGTTATCCTCACTGCTCGTTATTGTAAATACAGCTACAACACAGTAAGTCCAcattctgaaatatatttctaactGTATTGTGTGTAAGTTGCAATTGTTTAATAATCACGGTAATTACATTAAAGTGCTAATTTTAAGTAAATGTTAATAATAAACTTGTTGATACTGTATCTTTTCCTGTTTTTACGTTTATTTACGTATAGGAAGAACATCGGAGAAACATGTTCCCAATGGTTTTACTGGGATGAGAACTCTCATCAGTGTCAAAGTAAATCAATCACTTTACAATTTGAAGCCAAAGTTTTATGCACGAATTACAGCAATGATTtatagtttgaaaaaaaaagatctaTTTTGTAATTAAATCTTAATGCAGATAacattaatacattttatttgaaatgatttgaatttcatcaagTTTCATCGATTAAAAGAATACTTTTTTAGGTTGTCCAATTGGTTATTACGGTCCTAATTGTTCCCTGCCCTGCAGATATCCAAGCTATGGCGAGCGATGTCAGAAAAAATGTAACTGTACGGTAGAATACTGTACCAGCGATAAGGGGTGTATCGATAAAACAAGTGAGTATCGGTAAATGTATCGCGTAAGTTTATAACCTTACTATTCCatcattcaattattttcattacGTTATATAAActattcttttatatatataagtatatatcaGTAGAGTCAATGGTTCAATAATTTAGGCGTTCAGTATTACATTTGTATGCATCAATTAGAAACTACATTGTATGTATAGTAAAATGATTAAAGAATCCGAATTCTTAATCTCTTTACAACATTTTCTGCAGATTGTGAAGCTGGGTATTACGGGGAGGATTGCTCGCTGCCCTGTAGATATCCTAATTATGGAAAGATATGTCAGTCTGAGTGCAACTGTACCAAGACACTGTGTAGTCATATAACAGGGTGTCAACCCAGTACAGGTAACCAAATATAAGtataaaatctttgaaatacGTAGAATAATGCAAACTGATTTTCTTATAGTTATATTGTTGCTGTTGTAGCtaactttcttttaaaatacacagATAACGTTCTGATTTACACGACAACAGAAAAGGGTAAGCATTGTTTAATGGTATTCTTTCAAGTAATCAATATAATTGGATGATTGCTTTAGTCTGAAACGTCACTAAACCGTTATGAAATCAATTTCGTTAACtaatcatatattattttaGGTAGAGTTCAAcgaaaataagccaaattttagattttgttgTATTTCTAACAGTGATATCACGGAAGTAGTTACCCActgatgtacaatgtataccGGGGTAGGCACCCTAGTTATGGGGATAAAAGTCAGTTTATGAGCAATTATTGTCCAATATAACGGGATGTACACCGACTTCAGAaagcattttaaaaactttttttcaaattggAATGCGCACAATAAATACAATATCAATTATATTTGTGAAATATGCTGCtaacatcacaaattatcatgTTGCTATTGTTGTTCACTCTCGTTTAGAATACACAGATAACGTTCTGATTTACAAGACGacagaaaagaaaacagaaaaggGTAAGTACTGCTTAATGGGAAACTTTTAAATGATCATTAAAATTGGATAATTACTTAATTTTGAAACGTCACTAAACCATCATATTGCAATACTCTTATAGCTAGTCTATTGCTATTTGAAGTctataaaacaaattttgtacagaTAACGAATTTGATTAGGATAGAGCTCGCTCAGTGTCCTGTAGACATCCTAATTattgagatacatgtagatgacaATCTAAGGACAGTTCTACCAAAGCATTATCTAtctagtatgtaaaacttatacggtaccaattttgatgcaccagatgcgcatttcgacaaataatgtctcttcagtgatgctcaaccaaaatgtttgaaatccgaaataactatgaagttttagagctatatatagccaaaaacagcgtgcccaaaaagtggagccaaattcgtccaaggataagagctatgcatgagggagataatccttaattttgaaatgaatttctaaattttataacaacaattaaatatacatccgtattttcaagctagtaacgaagtatgTATGTATTCATATAAATGGATATCAATCAAGAACAGGAAGAACTTTCAAACAAATAAGCATAATTTATAATCGAATGTCCTAGTCCCTGATGTTATTCTGCTATATGTGCCTTTAATCATAGTTTTGCATGGgtttcaaacaaaaattaaatgtgcataatatcaaataaattttgatttagtCGATTGTGACTTAATCATTTAAGTAAAgtaaacaacatttttttccTTTGGCAATGTCCAGTTAGTTATCACGGTCCTAACTGTAATGCCACCTGTAAATCCCCAAACTTCGGAGAGAGATGTGAGAAAAATGCAACTGTACGGTAGAATAATGCACCAGGTATAAGGGTGAATGAATAATTTAAGTTAGTAGCGGTAAATTCATATggcaattcgatatatcctagtGAACGTGAAATGAAAGGTTCCACAGAGTTTCCCATATCTGCTTTATTTTTGGATACTTTATTGTTATAAGCAAACTAACAACGCAACATTCTGACAAACGGGACGacatcagcttctccatcgtcagcacCCCATACTTATGTaacaatgttccattatcacctgcatatcatATCCATGTCtcacaactgattcgatactgGAGTTTATAGACAAATGAAGGGGTTACAACtttttcgtttaaagtcagcatttcgcaaattgtatggtctttataacgatatAATTCTGTCATTCGTTTGACTGCTGTCTTGTGTGTTTCGTACCAATTATTCGACCgttctttatatgaaaggtgaagataacgaacagtgatcaactcctataagcaatacaaagtaaatagttgagcaaacatggacctctggacacaccagaggtgggatcaggtgtctaggaggagtaagcaacttctgtcgaccggtcacacccccgtgaaccctatatcctgatcaggtaaacggagttatccatagtcaaaatcagtgtgccacgaatggcctaacaatcggtatgaaacacgtcagacaatatttgacccaatgataggttgtattgacgaactagatcgttataacgaccatataatttgcgaaatgcttacttcaatcgagactgttgaaatccttgtaccatcaagtttatatactgattttgattacggattactccgttttcgTGATCAATATATAGGTAATACAACggctgtgaccggtcaacagggtatgcttacctctcttaggcacctgatcccaactttTGTGTTTCCATACGTCCGTGTTTGTCTATTAAAAAATTTTGTATTCCCTATCGGATTCataagattgatcaatgttcattatcttcacttttgcaCCGTTGCTAAACCACCATTAAAGCAATGACatatcatttaaatgatatacaatttgcaaatacaagctattGCTGAGTAGAATGCTGACTGGTGTATTTTTTACCAATTGTTAGTCCCTTCTTTACATACGGATTTGACTACAGATTGCTCAATTTACCTATCAAAACATAGGGTCATAGAGAGTTTGATTGATCATAAGAGGATGTTTCCTCTTCTTAAGTTCCTGATCCCACTACTGGTGTGTTCAGGCGTCCGTCTTTGACCTACTCTTACATTTCTACTCTTTATAGGTTTTGTGAGATCAATCactttctacatttttaaatggggattcgggttagaataggtcctcagtacccattgcttgtcgtaagaggcgactaaatggggcggtccttcagatgagatcgcaaaaaccgaggtcccgtgtcacagcaggtgtggcacgataaagatcattccctgctcaatggctattAGCGCAGAACATAGGcctcaattttgcagcccttcaccggcattggtgacgtctccaaatgattgaaatattctagagagggacgtaaaacaatattcaatcaatcaatctacatttttaaagttaaactacatgtacataaggaTTTATTCCCTTATTGGATGAAGTTTATCCAGCATTCAGCATGCTGAGAATCATAAATTCTATCCGAAATTACATGAATCAGCTGATTTTCAAgatcatttctttttaaatataatcaaattattGTCTGTGTTCAATCATATCTACATTTGCTGACAATTTTCTGTAGGaaataaacttgtatatatataggcATTATTTCCTTGATGGATATACGATGTGACTTGTACTCAcagtaaatgaaaataaaaatgttccGCGAAAAAAACATAAATTGACTTAGATTCATCTGCGGTTcacttacatgtatactaaAATATGATCAAGGAAATAAGGAATTAAAATAcaggaaataaagaaaatgttcagTTACGGATGCGTTAGATCACGAGAGGATGCATACTCCTCGttggtacctgatcccacccctgatAAATCCAGGGGTTCATATTTGCCCttctcttcattttgtattctttataggattttgagattgatcactgttattttCGGTTGATCTTCCAGCAAATATATGAATACCTAGGTAATGTTTGAAGGTTTACAGTGATTGGACTTccctagatcgttataacgaccagataatttgcaaaatgctgactttaaacgagactattgaaacccctgtaccatcaaaatgtttgtcattagaTTGCCTCGattgaccatacacagaacaagctctttcatatcgaatcagttgagtgatataaacaccatatgcatgtgatattggaatattgacgatggagaagctgaaatcatcccgtttgtcataaagtagagttattagtttgccgttaatatctactttcaatcaATCACTTTATCAAAAAGTACATTATATCAATGACCAATGGTCTTGTCCATAACATGAATGTTAAACgaatttgcattttttaaaatgatatctaaaatatctgtttttatttgtaaattttatattgtcaTTCTTGAAACCATTCTTCCTCAAAACAGCGATAGTCATACATGTAATCGtgattaattttgaaatggtaTAGACTTTAGGTATACGGCTCTTAATAACTAAAATACAATAATTCTAAACATTCCCCGTTTTTCCTTAAACTATTACATGTTTGATGATCTTTTCAATTGCAGATGGTGTAAATGTCAACGAAAGCGTTTCACATAGTTTGTCAGATTTTCCCAGTTCTTCTACCATGCCTTTTACTTTAGTATCTGAAGAAACAGGTTTTGAAGGCAACGATTCGAAACTATCTGTCTTCAGCTCCAGTCTGACAGTGGTATTCTGGTCCCTTGGATTGTTCTTATTTGTGCTATCTATTTGggttatttcaaaagttaaatACAAGTGTGACAAAAGAAAAAAGGATAGAGTTGCCAGAACATGCTCACAAAGACACTCATCTGAGGACAGACCATATACGTCCTTAACACTCAGAACCAGATCAAATGGATCAGGATATTTCAGACTTTGGAGAAGGTATATACCTGTAAACAGGGGAGTACGTGAGCCTGACGTGAGTGGAAACGAAACCTTGAGAAGTAACCAAACTGACTCGTATGTGACCATGGTTTAGGAAAAGTGAAGTTCGTAATATTTCTATAATGACACTGACTTTACTTTAGATAtgtaaaaataagaagaaaGGTTTTAGAAATTGGAAATACCTTATGAAAAGGGAATCTAAATCAAGATTTTGTAGATAtgcatttttaaataataagtttgactacagattactccgtttaccgaGTTAAGACATATTGCTTATGGTGCGTGTGACCGGTCAgttttacttctcctaggcacctgataccagcTATGGCgttgtttgccctactcttaattttgtattctctataggatttatgagattaatcactgtttgttatatccACCGTTTTATGTAATTATGGTCCCAT encodes the following:
- the LOC130052649 gene encoding uncharacterized protein LOC130052649, with amino-acid sequence MECIIVILLSSLLVIVNTATTQKNIGETCSQWFYWDENSHQCQSCPIGYYGPNCSLPCRYPSYGERCQKKCNCTVEYCTSDKGCIDKTNCEAGYYGEDCSLPCRYPNYGKICQSECNCTKTLCSHITGCQPSTDNVLIYTTTEKEYTDNVLIYKTTEKKTEKDGVNVNESVSHSLSDFPSSSTMPFTLVSEETGFEGNDSKLSVFSSSLTVVFWSLGLFLFVLSIWVISKVKYKCDKRKKDRVARTCSQRHSSEDRPYTSLTLRTRSNGSGYFRLWRRYIPVNRGVREPDVSGNETLRSNQTDSYVTMV